The genomic stretch ACACTTTTATCTAATCTTGCCCCTTTAATCTGATTCCGGGATAAAACATGATGAATTTACTATATTACCTCCACTTATTAGCTCATATCTTATTCCCATTTGTCTTTTGTCGAATTCCTTCTCCTACTTACCTACACTACACTCTCAAGTGAGTCTCAACTCTTCATTTTTCCTCTTCCCTAAATTTTCCTCACTAATTTCTCAAAAAATTAAGTATCGATGCAACTCAGCAAAAGAATATATAACAAAACTTAAGTATCGATATAACTCGGCAAAAGAAGAGGCATTGGTTCTTTACAGGTAAGCTTGGAAGAATCTTGGGAAACTGATGTTAATTTTAGTGGTTGTATACATGTGTTTAGCCCTCTGATTTTTGCTAGCCTTCAACCATTAATTTGAGTCATTTGACGGATAGTGATTTGGTTAAAGATCATTTATGACATCCGGTAGAAGATAGAATGAAAGATAAAGAAGGTAGAAGAAAGAAAATAGAGCATGGGCATTTTCGTCACAAATTATGGGTTTTAGATGGAAATTTTAAAATTTGTCGAAATATTCCATTTCTTCTCATCAAACTAAGACTTATGGGGCAAAATTTGATAAAAGTGTTTTATAAGGGtgtaaaatattaaatctttttATAAGGATGTAAGTTTAGAAAAGTTGATTTTGTAAGGGTGTAAAGATTAATTTAACCTACCTTTATTTTAAAAACGACCCCCAAAttctctctctctaaaataattctctcccttctCACTAACAACCACAACCTAAAAACCTAATTTCCTTTGCTTCCACCGCCGCCTCCTTCCACCCTCTGTCCCCCCCACTTTCTGAGATCCCACCGCCGGAGATGGGCTCATCCCTTAGCCCATCTACGGCGACAGATCGTTTCACCCTTTGATCAATTTTCTAATATTTGATTCTGCTCGTTCCTGGGACCTTTTGGCTGCTCACATGATGTTCCTTTCTCCGGTGGTGTTCTGTGGTAGTATGCTCGGTGTTTTGTGGCTGTCGGATCGGAGTGCCCCATCTGTCCCGGACGCTCTCCTGGTTCCTCCTCTTCTTTCGGTCTTGCATGTGTGTTCCGGGTGTGTTCCCCGGCTCCTGACCTCTTCCCCCGACCCCAGTATGGTGTTTTGGCCCGGTCTAGCTTAATGTTCGTCGGTTTATGGGATGGGTTTAACCCATTTGGTTTGTGTCTTGGTGGTTATGTTTGTTTTCTCTGGGTCGATATGGTGTTCCCCTTCCCCTCGCCCCTTCCCCCACCTATCACGTCCTTGGGATGGACATAATCCATCTTTCTGTCATCGTCTGGTGTTGCATTTGGAGTGATATGGTGTTCCCCTCCTCCTCGCCCCTTCCCCCACTTATCGGCTCCATTTTGCATTTTGAAAGGTTTTAGCTTGGGTTTTCGTTGATTAGTGTGGTTGCATGTTTATGACCGTTTGTGGTTGTTGGGAATTCGTCGGGGTGTTGTCAGTGGTTGTCGGTGGTGGTCGCGTTCGTTGGTGATGGCGGGCTGTTTTCTTTTTTGCTTTGGTTGGTGTGGTGGGTTTGCCATGGTCTTTGAACGGAGTGGGTCAGTGTTGGTGTTGTGTCTTTGTGGTGTGATCGGGGTGGTATGTGTTGGGGTGGACGAGGTGTTTAGTTTGGATGGCTTCGGTGGTCTAATTTTTAACATTCATGTTCTTTGTGCTTTCTCCTCTGTTTTTATCAATAATAACCCTTTTAAGTTATGGGTGCCTGTCTCATAATCATTGGGGTTCCTCGTCTTGTCCGAgtttttaataataattacatCTTATTGGCTAAgggtgtcatgtcccttacccatTGGGATGGTTGTTCATTGGTTTTTTAAGCGATCAAGAATGACATTCGTAACTTTACATCCGGTTGGTGTTGTGTCCATCTCTATCTGGCCTTGTGAGATGGTTTTGGTTAGGGGAAATTCGGGTTTTTTTCTTTATCGCTAGCTATCTACGTACTCGCTTTTCTAGGCTACGAGTTTCGTGCCCACAGGGATTGCTTACCAAAGTGTAGGAGTTTTCTTTCCTTTGGAGGTAGGTCTTGGTCTACATTCCGCGTTTTCTTTCTACGTCCTATGGGCGTAAGTGCACTTTGCTCGCTCTCGATGGTTCACGGGTCCCGATGGTCTACTGATGTTGTTTATCAAAGCCAAGGTGATGAATCACCGAGACACATTTTTGTGTCTTGTTGCGGTATTTCTCGAAACTTTATCGTTAAGATGAGTAACGATAAGCGTGATCATATGGCCAGCTCTTTTTGTCCATCCAAGTATGTTCTGGATGTTGTTATTGTCTTGTACGTCCAGCCGCCCGTACGCCATCAACACGCTCTTGTTAGCCGATGTAGTTACTTTGTTGTTTCAGTTTATGTTTTTTTATTAAAAGtgcatttgaccaaatgagtcaaATGCCATATGTATAAACTCTTGTTTTacggctgccaaaaaaaaaaaaaaactacctttattttattgtatcttaATTATTTAGAGATAATTATCAATAAATATTGTGATATATTTTAGAAAATTAGGATATTTTAGAATATGTCTTGCCCTCCAAGTCACAAAACGACCCCATCATCTCTCTACGAGAATAAGTTGATAAGACCTCGTAGTATTATCAAAACCCTACTCTTAGGATGGAATCAAGAGAGTCCCGAAAGTTGTAACCCTTAAGCTTTCGATTATAAATAAATTCTTgttttccatattattttgttcatctttattgtttatcgcGGGTTTGAAATTTTTACGGTTTAAAATAGGCTCAAATTACACGTGAAATCAACGTAAAACAAATTTTGGAGCCATCAAGGAAAAAATAGAGTTCACGTAACACAAATCATTTCATAAAGTTCAGCGGGTATTATATATTAGGGTGGGTCAAAAGTGCGGGTTAGCATGGCCCGACCTGCCCATAGCGTAATGTTTAACCTGGCCCGACCCGCCTTCTTTCCGGGCCAATCCCAAGCTACCCATACCAAGCCCGACTCGCCTTCCAACCCGGACCCGCTCAAAGCCTGCCCTTGGGTCCATTTTTGCCAGCCCCAACTTCTATCTTGGGCCAGTTCGGTTCTGGGTCCTCCCAAGTCAAGCCCAACCCGATAATTTGGACGGATAGTGTTTATGCAAAAAACGAAAATATGTGATCGTAAAGCGAGTTCGTATTCCCTTCCCTTAAAGAGTTAAAGTTGTAAAAGGCGACAAAAAGTACAACTAGTGTATTTTATACGAATGGTCAGTATAGCAAAGCGTACAAAAAAAGCCCAATAATATAAGGCATATATTCGCAAACAAGTGGACCAGGTCATTTTCCTGAAGTGTTGGTCTAGCCCATTGTCTTCTCCTATAAATTACTTGGACGAATACTGTACGTACCTTCATCAAATTTAACCAAATAAACAGTAAATTGTTATTATAACTtcttattaattaataataaaattataattTACAAGTGAAATTTGGGTAAAAATGGCTAAAATGCACAAAATTGAGGAGAAAATTGAGTTGAATTGTTCAGCTGACAAAATATTTGAAATGCTAAGGGCTAAACAACCCGATATTCCCGAGCTTTGCTCCGACAAAATTCCTAGTATCGAAGTTCACCAAGGCGACTGGGTCAGTGTGGGTAGTACCCGTAAATGGGACTTGAACATGGGTATTTATTTACCGTTTTACGTCTTTTTACTATCTGCAAATATTAAAATTATGATTTTTGTGGCTTTTTGTTATCTAAAATGATTTATATTGATATGGAGATCGAAGCCAACGTATTTCATAGATAGGATTGACGCAATTGATGAAGAGAATAAGGTAATCACTCGCAGTGTGATCGATGGGGAGATGATGAGCCACTACAAGTCACTGACAGCTCATGTCCAAGCAATTCCGAAAGGGAATGACAACAAGTCTTGCTTTATCATAGCTAGTTTCGAATATGAGAAGATCCATGAAGATGCACCCGAACCTAAAGAGTTCCTCAACTTTGGACTTGGTGTGCTTAAGGACTTGGGTCATCACCTCTCGTCCGCCTAACTGATTAGTATGGAGTATGGCCATCTCGTTAATCGTCACCATGTCGAATGAACCAAACTACGTTACTACCTATTTTTTATGTCGTTTTTATTATCGTTCGTGTTATTTCCCTTGTTGTATAACATCGTACTACTACGGTATGATGACACCATAAATAAACAAACGCGTGTGACTCAATTTCATATAATGTCTGTGAGTTATTATGCTAATGGTCTACATATGAGTTATTATGCTAATGGTCTacatcatttatttacctttattaAAATACTTTTTACAAAAAATTAAAACAACGCAACACTTAATATGGATAACATGCGAATACAAAGACATTACCTAAGCGAGAATTATCAAGAGTGAAATAACCGAGTAAGTAATGTTGTACGGCCTTGTTCCTTCTAACTTAATTTCAACTCATTTTAGTTTAGTTCAACTTATACCTATTCAATTAAGTTGATTTAGTTGAACTTCATTCGGTTCGATTTAGCTCATTTCTTCACAAATTACCTTATAGTTCAATTTCATTCTATTTAGCTCAAATTTCACTTAGCTTCATTTATTTTAGTTCAACTCttttcagcaaaaaaaaaaaaaaaaaaaaaaaaaaaaaaaaaaaaaaaaaacctctttTTATGAATATCACTTTTTATATTTCTATCAATTTAAAATTAGCTAATATATACGCTAATGTCTCTATCGCCTTATCGAGGAAACACTTAATCACGTTGTAGAACAAGATATGAAGTATTTCTCCAAAATCGATATTAAATTATATCCACATTTACATTTATAAGTTACTCTTTTTCATCATCGGCTTTCAAAATGAAACCTATTTTACGCTCATAAGTTACAACAATTTCGCCATAGGCCGGGTATATGGTAGACTCATCTTATGCATTTACAAATATCAACCGCTTACAAAACTCTCAAGGGTATAAACAATCACTAGCTAGCAACTTTGTATCCGATTCCATTCCCACAAAATGGTAAAAGGTGACAAAGAAATACGAGTAGTATCTTGTTCTCCGTTCTTATGGTCACTTGGTCAGTATACCAAGCGTACAAATCAAGCCCAATGATTCAGGGCATATATTTCACAAACAAGTGGGCCGGGTCATTTTCTCAAAACAAttgaaattttttatttattcAAATAACCTGATATTAAACCATTTTGCTTTTGTTGACCATGAATTTATGTGACACTTGTATACTACCAACAAATGCATAATAATAACGTTTTTTTTCTCAAAGTACCTTTGTGGTTTGTCATTTTGTCCATGATCAGGGACGAAGCTCGGGTCTAATTTTACCCAGGGCCGAAATTTTTGTTATCTCAACTATAAATTTTTTGTTATATAATTAAGTATTATTTCTTCTCCGTGTGTATTTTTGATGATTAGTTAGcttctgatggggcatattctgcaccgctgaccaagtcaacatattgagcaaggtcaaagatatccacagcaagtcaacgacttagacgaccTAGCCGATGCGCCCATCTACTGCCAACTGGGTCCGGCATGACAACTGCCACGGAACACATaccccgcgtactcatatccaagacccctcggcggtgagtcacggggcccgccggccagccataggtccctcggccgaggggtagatcagtctttccacctgctagccacttggccacttggccactacgtgacaaaaggtgaagtctataaatactcctcaaccttcattgaggaggggatgaaatccagaaatacacaacttaacctaaatacactattcatctggtataatcttccttatctctctacaatatattcctagccaattagcatacaacttatacatctaagtttactgacttgggcgtcggagtgggtacgcttggctcaaagccaagccctcagttcgttcattgttgcaggagaggccgagaggaacgattaagaccaagggagaatccaactcgagacatcattcaacaagccacgggtggtaacttataactgctctggaattacacccggaacactagtATTACACTATTTAGATAGATATGACGAAATTTTGTTATTCCTTAAACATTATTAGCATTTTTTATGAATTACGATTATGACTTACTAGGACTAAACATGCATTATTATCCATTTTTAGAAAACATTTTATTTGGACGAAGAAATTGACCTAATTGTAGCCCACCGTGTGAGACCCCGTCTTATTCAATTATTTGTGTTAAGAGTTAAGACGGCTATATTGCTCTGAACCTAAAAGTGAAGATTTATGTCGATAACATTACTCGATTTATATTGAACTCGAAAGTCACGACCTACCAAACGAATTGAATAAATGTAGTAATGAATTGAACCAAAATTGAACCTAATTGACAAAAGAAGTATATGGCCCTAATATATTATATATCCCATGCTCCGATATGACCCCGACTCTTGACGTAACTCAAAACTATTTCAAGTGATTCGATTGACAACTCTAAATTAAAAGACGCAAAACCCACTATTCCATAAGAAACAGAAAGATAAACAAACATTGGACAATAATAACATTGTATCTGATTCTATTACGAGAAAAGAAGAATGAGAAAATGGTTTTATATGAAGCGTACGAAACAAGCcaaataatttatttatgttGGGCATATTTCACAAATTAGTGGCTCGGGTTAGGTCAGGTCATTTTTCTATATAGTATAATAGTGCATGCTAATCTCTTATAAATTACAGGCAGAAAATTGAGTTCTTAAGTACTTCATCAATCAcataacaattggtctcccttgtgacgggttaccatttgtggcggatgttttgtgagataaaatggtaacaaaatgggttagtggagaaaggggaccacatgaatagtgttgcagagagagaaaaagtgggtactttatgaggtaaaatggtatccgtcactcaagagtgacggatatgtgccgtcacaaacaagaatttgtgatcacATAAATAGTACATCGTCTATATTAGTATTACGGAAAAATGTCTAAAGTCTACAAGTTTGAAGAGAAAATTGAGATGAACTGTTCAGCTCAAAAAATATTTGACATGCTAAAGGTCGAAAAACATGACGTGACCGAGGTTTTATCTCACAAAGTTCCTAATATTCAAGCACGTCAAGGCGACTGGTGCACTCTGGGTAGTACCCGTAAATGGGATTTTATCATAGGTATTGCATTTTATATTTTTCTATCTTTTTATTTTCAAAACTCTCACTTCTCTTTTTATCATACCACAATATAATTATTTTTGAATTAAGGTTTTATCCTGATCAAtttaaaacccgtgcaaaaaGCAAGGTGAAAAGTCAACCTACCTTATCGACAGGCTTGAGGCACTTGACGAGAAGAATTTAAAGTTGACTCGTAGTGTGATCGAAGGGGAAATGATGAGTTATTGTAAAACCGTACTTATGCATGCACAAGTAATTCCTAAGGGGAACGATGACAAGTGTTGTGTTTTGAAATTCGTTATGGAATATGAGAAGATCGATGAAAATGCACCCGAACCTAAGGAGTTTTTCAATTTTGGTGTTGGTGTGTTCAAAGAGTTGGGTAATCACCTCTCTTCCGTTTAAGAATGAGGGACGTATTATCGTCTATCATCCTGATTTTAATCAAACTATTGTTCATGCGTCTTTTACTATATGCACGTTAACGAACCTATCAAAAGAATGTTGTGTACTATATGATGAAAataaattatgaaataattaaatgTGTGTTTTAATTACGGACTATATAAAAATAAGGATCTCCGATTATTGTAAAAAGTAAATGATCGATGGCCGATCTTTCGTGAACGATTTATAAATACTTATAGATGAGATAAAATAATTTCAATATCAATGCATTATTGCATTAAAAAGAAATTATACTGTAAATGTTTTTCATACACTATTCTCAATTCTCATGATAAACA from Silene latifolia isolate original U9 population chromosome 2, ASM4854445v1, whole genome shotgun sequence encodes the following:
- the LOC141641920 gene encoding MLP-like protein 43, whose product is MAKMHKIEEKIELNCSADKIFEMLRAKQPDIPELCSDKIPSIEVHQGDWVSVGSTRKWDLNMDRIDAIDEENKVITRSVIDGEMMSHYKSLTAHVQAIPKGNDNKSCFIIASFEYEKIHEDAPEPKEFLNFGLGVLKDLGHHLSSA